AGTGTGGTGAGCCCGAGATGGAGTTGGTGTTTTCGCGGGTGGTTGCGTTGATTGATGTGGGCTAGGGTTGGGTGAATATCCATTTCTTCGGTAACGACGGCTTATGGTTCCGCCCTTACATTTGCCCCACCGCGAGGCGGCCTTATAGCCGACCTGGTTCTTGGTGCAGACCGCGTTTCCCTGTGGGAGCGAGCCTGCTCGCGAAAACGGTGGTTCTGTTTGCGGTGATGTTGGATGTACCAACGTCATCGCGAGCAGGCTCGCTCCCACAGGTTCTTGTGTCGTGTGCGGATGCGTTGAACACCCGCTGCCCCCTGTGGGAGCGAGCCTGCTCGCGAAAGCGGTGGTTTAGTTTGCGGTGATGTTGGATGTACCAACGTCATCGCGAGCAAGCTCGCTCCCACAGGTTCTTGTGTCGTGTGCGGATGCGTTGAACACCCGCTGCCCCCTGTGGGAGCGAGCCTGCTCGCGAAAGCGGTGGTTCAGTTTGCGGTGATGTTGGATGTACCGACGTCATCGCGAGCAGGCTCGCTCCCACAGGTTCTTGTGTCGTGTGCAGATGCTTTGAATATCCGCAGCCCCATGTGGCGGAGTATCAGTTTGTGGTGAGGTGGCTGTGCCAACGCCTTCGCGAGCTACCCGCTCCCACAGGAGAAACGCGGTCTGCACCAAGAACCAGGTCGGCCTCGCGGCGGCCCACGGAGCAATGCCTTCGTTCAGGCACACCGAGCCTGGGCGAGGTGCCGAGTGGTGGGGCAGAAGCGCTTTGGTTACTTTCGCGCTTTTTTCGAAAGTGACCCGCTGTAAGGGCGGAACCATAAGTCGCCGTGACCTAAATAACGGATACTCACACAAACCTACTGCTGATAACCCTCAAGCCCATCCTCGGACAAGATACGAATCTGACGTCGCTCCATGGCAATCAACCCCCCATCCACCAACCGATGAAGAATCCGCGAAAAGGTCTCCGGCTGAATCCCCAGCTTGGAAGCCACCAAGCGTTTGGATACCTGCAACACCAACTGACCATCCCGCGGATCGCGCTCTTGCAGCAGGAAATTGATCACCCGCCGGCTGGCGCTGGCCAAGGTCAGGTTGTCGATGTCCTTGAGGCGCTGGTGCAGATGAATGCTCATGCTTGCCAGGATCGCCAGGCAAACCTTGGGCTGGTCCTCCAGGGCCTTGCGGTAATGCGTGCCCTCGATGCTCACCAGCACGCTGTCCTTGATCGCCGACGCGCTGACCGGGTAGCAACGGGCCTGGCTGAACAGTAGGGCCTCGGCGAAGGTCTGTCCGGGCTGGATGATCTCCACCAGGTTTTCCTGGCCTTCGCCAGTGACTCGGAACAGCTTGATCTGGCCACTGACCAGCAAGAAAAACCGCTTGGCCGGATCGCCTTGGTGCATGAGCGTGCTGTTGCATTCCAGGCGCCTGAGGACGGCCAGGCTGCAGACATCTTCAAAGACCCGCTCCGGCAGTTGGCTGAACAGGTGATGACGACGCAACAGTAAAACGATGGAAGGGTGGGTCAGCATGGCGTACCTCCGCGTGCCGTCATGGTAGAGCCCAAATCGCCGTGGGCCTATGCCTCGGCAGGCCTACCTCGGAAGAGGGATGAGCCCCGCTCAAAACACAAACCTTGTGGGAGCAAAGCTTGCTCGCGATAGCGGTGGGTCAGCTTGCCGGGATGCTGAATGTGCCGCCGTCATCGCAAGCAAGCTGTGCTCCCACAGGGGGTAGGGGTAGGGGTAGGGGTTGGCTGGGTTAGCCCGCTCCGCGCAAATGCTCCATCGCCCACACCGCCGCTTCTACCCGGGAGCGCAAGCCGAGCTTGTGCAGCAGGTTCTTCACATGGACCTTGACCGTGCCTTCAGTGATACCCAGCTTGTGCCCGATGACCTTGTTGCTGTAGCCGCCGGCGATGGTCTTGAGCACCTGGCGTTCGCGCTCGGTCAGTTCCACATCGGCCTGGCGCGGCGGGGAGCGCAGGGCCTGGGCCATGACGCGGGTCAGGCCGGGGCTGATCACCAGGGCGCCGTTGAGGGCGTCGCGGATGTACTGGATCAGCAACTCGGGCTCCATGTCCTTGAGCAGGTAACCATTGGCATCCAGGCGCAGGGCATCGCGGATGTCGTCCTCGGCATCGGACACGGTGAACAGCAGCACCTTGCCGGTGTAGTGCATGGCACGCAGCCGGCGCAGGGTCTCGATGCCGTTCATCTGCGGCATGTTGTTGTCCAGCAGCACCAGGTCGGGCTTGAGCGGCTCTATCAGGGTCAGGGCCTCTTCGCCGTGGCTGGCTTCGCCGACAATCTGCAGATCGTCTTCAAGTTCAAGCATCTGGCGGATGCCGCGACGCATCATCGGATGATCGTCGACCAGTAGCAGGGTATGGCGCAGGGGGGCGTTCATGTTGCGAGGCCTTCGGTGTGTTGGCCCAGGAATTCCGGTTGGAAATGCACCTGGATACGGGTGCCCTGGGGTGTACGGGAGAGAATCTGCAGTTGGCCACGCAGGCTGCGGGCTCGTTCGTTCATGATGTTGAGGCCATGGTGTTCGCGCTGGTCCACTTCGCCGCTGAAGCCGCGGCCATCGTCTTCGATCGACAGCCGTACGGTCTCGCCTTCCTGGCGTAGTTCAAGCCAGGCGTTCTCGGCATGGGCATGGCGCAGGCAATTGGACAAAGCCTCGCGGGTGATCTGCAGGATGTGGATCTGCTCGCTGGCCGACAGCTCGAAGGCCAAGGTGTCGACGAACAGGTGCACCTGGAAATCCCCTCGGTTGGAGAACTCCTCGGCGGTGTCCTTGAGCTCCTCCACCAGGCCATCGTCGTGGATCTGCAAGCGAAAGGTGGTGAGCAGTTCACGCAGTTGGCGATAAGCGTTGTTCAGCCCTTCGCGCAGCTCGCCGGTGACGGTTTCCAAGGTCTGCACCGGCTCGCCCCGACGCATCAGGGTCTGCATGCGGCTGACTTGCAGCTTCATGTACGACAAGGCCTGGGCCAGGGAATCATGCAGCTCGCGGGCAATGATCGTGCGTTCATCGAGCAGCAGCAGGCGATGGTCCTGTTCCCGCTGGCGCTTGAGGGACAGCGACGTGCCGATCAGGTTGGCCAGGGCCTGGATCAATGCGGTTTCCCAGGGCTGCGCGGCGTGGCCGTCGACAAAATGCGCCTTGAGCTCACCCAGCTCGTTGCCCTGGTTGCTGATGCTGAAGGCCTGCGGGCGTGCAGCGTTGTGTTTATGGCAACTGGCGCAATCGCTGCTGGCGCAGACCTGACGGCTGTCGGCGCCATGCAGGGCCAGCAAATGCCTGGCCGGTGTCTGCAATTGCCCTTGCAGGCACAGCGTCAGGCGCAGGCCCGGCAGGCGCTGCTGGAAGCGCCGGATCAACTCGTCCAGCCCTTCGGCATTGGCCTGTCGCGTCGCCAGGCTGCGACTGCTCTGGTACAGCAGCTCCAGGGCGGCGTTGGCTTGTTGCAGGTTCAGGGTCTTTTGCTGGACCTGGTTTTCCAGGGTGCGGTGCGATTGTTCGATGGTTTCGGCCATGGTGTTGAAACTGGTCGCCAACTGGCCCAGCTCATCTTCGGACTGGTGATTGACCCGCACCTGGAATTCGCCACGGCGAAAGCGCTGGGTGGCGTCCACCAACTCCTGCAAGGGCGTGACCACGCCGTACTGCAACTCATACAGGCCAATCAGCAGGATGATCATGGTGCTGAACAGCGCCGCGCCCTGGATCGTCTGTTGCCAGCCTTGTTTGTGTTCGCTCTGGCGTTGCAGCAGGGTAACGAACTGGTCCAACTGCTCAACGAAAGAGCTGGCGCTGCTTTGGAAAAACGCCGAATCGCCGCGCTCGATGGCCGGGCGCAAGGTCTGGTCCCAGCGTTGCACAAGGTTCTGGTAGCTCTGGCGCAGGGAGGTTGTCGGCCCGTCTTCCAGTACGGCGCGCAGGGCAGGGCTGTCGAGGCGTTGTTGCAGGCTGGCGATGATCGCCGGGATGTCCTCGTTGTCTCCCGCCGCCAGCTTCCAGCTCAGGTGGTAGGTCTCCATGCGCACGGAACCGGCGGTGTTGATGGCGGCAGCGTCGCCCTGGCTGAACCAGGCGATCAATCCGGCACTCAAGGAACTGGCCAGGGCCAGGATGGCGATCAGGATCACCGCCAGCCCGGCGCGAGCGGGCAGGGAACTGCGCAGCCAACGCATCATCGACGCGGGCCTGCGAGGCAAAACTGTGAACCGAGCATAGGGGGCGCCCTGGACCTGGGGGTGTAGCAGCCAATCCTGGGCGCACTACCTCTAAAGAGTTGTCGGCCGCTCCATTTCCATAAAAGCTTCGGCAGACTTGATCAAGGTATTGATAAATAAAGGGTTGTATCAATATCCGGGTCTACCTCCTTGGAGGTAGATGGGCCAAGCATAGACCTGGACCGCCTCGGCGTACGTTGACCCAGGTCAAGTTTTCGCGGGGTTCGTATCACTAGGCTGCGCTCATCGAACTGACGGAGTGCATCGTGATGCGAGCGCAAGTGCAACAAGGGCTGGTACTAGGGATGAGTACCCTGGCCTTCACCGTGTGCTTCATGGTCTGGATGATGTTTGCTGTGCTGGGCGTTCCGATCAAGGAAATGCTGGCCCTCAATGAAACCCAATTCGGCCTGCTGGCCGCCACACCGGTGTTGACCGGTTCGCTGGTGCGCTTGCCCCTGGGGCTTTTGACTGACCGCTTCGGCGGGCGGATCGTGTTCTTCCTGTTGATGCTGTCCTGCGTATTGCCGCTGTACCTGATCACCCTGGCCACCGCCTTCTGGCAGTTCCTGGTGCTGGGCCTGTTCGTCGGCCTGGCCGGCGGTTCGTTCTCGGTGGGCATTGCCTACGTCGCCAAGTGGTTCGATAAACAGAACCAGGGCTTCGCCATGGGCATCTTCGGCGCCGGCAACGCGGGGGCCGCGGTAACCAAGTTCCTGGCCCCGGCCTTGATCGCGTTTGGCTCCTGGCACTTGGTGCCGAAAGTGTTCAGCGCCATCCTCTTCATTACCGCGCTGCTGTTCTGGTTTCTCACCAGCGAGAAAAAGGAACACAGCGGCGCGGGTGGCGCCACTTTGCGCGAGCAGTTGAAAACCCTGAAAGAACCGGCCGTGTGGCGCTACTGCCAGTACTACTCGATTGTGTTTGGTGGCTACGTGGCCCTGGCCCTGTGGATGACCAAATACTACGTGCAGGAATACGGTTTCAACCTACAAAGCGCAGCGTTGCTGGCGGCATGTTTCTCCCTGCCCGGTGGCGTGTTGCGGGCTGTCGGTGGCTGGATGTCCGACCGCTGGGGCGCCCAGAGCGTGACTTGGTGGGTGCTGTGGGTCAGCTGGATCTGCCTGTTCCTGTTGTCCTATCCCCAGACTCAACTGCAAGTACAGACCGTCAACGGCATCGTCGATTTCCACATCGGCCTCAGCCCCACGCTGTTCACCGTGCTGCTGTTCGTGATGGGCATTGCCTTCGCGTTCGGCAAGGCCTCGGTCTTCAAGTACATCGCCAACGACTATCCGAAAAACATGGGCGCAGTGTCCGGCATTGTCGGCTTGGCCGGCGGCCTGGGCGGGTTCGTGCTGCCCATCATGTTTGGCGCCTTGATGGACCTCACCGGCGTGCGCTCGTCCTGCTTCATGTTGATGTACGGCGTGGTTTGGGTCTCCCTCATCTGGATGTACTTCAGCGAAATACGCAAGCGCCCACTGCTGGGTAAGCAGTCGTCGGCCAGCCAATCCTCGTTTTCCAGCATTGCCCAAGGAGAAGAACATGTCCGTTCTACAAACGCCTGAAAAAGGCCCGGTCATTCATGACTGGCGTCCGGAAGACCCTGCTTTCTGGGGCAGTAGCGGCAAACTGACTGCCCGGCGCAACCTGTGGATTTCCATCCCGGCGCTGCTGTTGGCCTTCGCGGTATGGATGGTCTGGAGCACGGTGATCGTGCGCCTGAACGCCATCGGCTTCAGTTTCACCACTGACCAGTTGTTCTGGCTGGCGGCCCTGCCGGGGTTGTCGGGTGCCACCTTGCGCATCTTCTATTCGTTCATGGTGCCGATCTTCGGCGGCCGGCGTTGGACCGCCCTGAGCACCGCGTCGCTGCTGGTGCCGGCACTGTGGATGGGCTTCGCGGTGCAGAACCCGGCTACACCCTACAACGTGTTCGTGCTGATCGCGTTGCTCTGCGGGTTTGGTGGCGGCAACTTCGCCTCGAGCATGTCCAACATCAGCTTCTTTTACCCCAAGTCTCAACAGGGCACGGCCCTGGGCTTGAACGCCGGGTTGGGTAACCTGGGTGTGTCGGTGATGCAGTTCTGCGTGCCGCTGGTGATTTCCTTCGGTGTGTTCGGCTTTATGGGCGGGCAGCCACAGGTGCTGGCTGACGGCAGCTCGCTGTGGCTGCAGAACGCTGGCTTTATCTGGGTACCGTTCATTGCCGCCGTCACCTTGATCGCCTGGTTCGGCATGAACGACCTGTCCAGCGCCCGGGCATCGTTCAGCGAGCAGGCCGTGATCTTCAAGCGCAAGCACAACTGGCTGATGTGCTGGTTGTACCTGGCGACCTTTGGTTCGTTCATCGGTTTCTCCGCCGCGTTTCCACTGCTGATCAAAACCTCGTTCCCAGAGGTCATCGCCCTGAAATTTGCCTTCCTCGGCCCGCTGGTCGGTGCACTGGTGCGGCCGTTGGGCGGTTGGCTGGCGGACAAGCTCGGTGGTGCGAAGGTCACCCTGTGGAACTTCGTGCTGATGATCGTGATGGTGTTCGGTGTCTTGCACTTTCTCCCGCAAGGCGGCCAGGGCGGCAACTTCTACGGTTTCCTGGGCATGTTCATGTTGCTGTTCATCACCACCGGCGTTGGCAACGGTTCGACCTTCCGCATGATCCCGGTGATCTTCCGCACCCTGCACGAAAAGTCCGCCAAGGGGAAAAAGCCCGAGGTGCGCGAACAAGCGCTCAAGAACGCCGGCAAGGAGTCGGCCGCGGTGCTGGGGTTCAGCTCTGCCATAGGCGCCTTCGGAGCGTTCTTCATCCCCAAATCCTTTGGCACTTCGATGGCCCTGACTGGCGGCCCGGAGATGGCCTTCTACATGTTCGTCGGCTTCTACCTGAGCTGCATCGTGGTGACCTGGTGGTGGTACGCCCGCAAGGGCGCGGCGACACCCTGCTAAGACGAATTCAACTATTGCGTGGGCGGGGCGCAGACCCCGCGGAGCAAGCCTGAGAGGAACACACTGTGAGTCATTTATTGGATCAACTGCGGTTTTTCAACCGCAAGCAAGGCGAGTTTTCCGATGGTCACGGCGAGACCCGCAAGGAATCCCGGGACTGGGAGAACGTTTACCGTTCCCGCTGGCAGTACGACAAGATCGTACGCTCCACCCATGGGGTGAACTGCACCGGCTCGTGCTCGTGGAAGATCTACGTCAAGAACGGCCTGATCACCTGGGAAACCCAGCAGACCGACTACCCGCGCACCCGTAACGATCTGCCCAACCACGAACCACGCGGCTGCCCTCGCGGCGCGAGCTACAGCTGGTACATCTACAGCGCCAACCGGCTCAAGTACCCGAAAATCCGCAAGCCATTGCTCAAACTGTGGCGCGAAGCCCGGCTGACCCTGCCGCCGGTGGAAGCCTGGGCCAGCATCGTCGAGGACAAGGTCAAGGCCGACTCCTATAAAAGCAAGCGCGGCATGGGTGGCTTCATCCGTTCCAACTGGGAAGAAGTCAACGAGATCATCGCTGCAGCCAACGTCTACACCATCAAGGAACACGGTCCGGACCGGGTGGTGGGCTTCTCGCCGATCCCAGCCATGTCGATGGTCAGCTATGCCGCCGGCTCGCGTTACCTGTCGCTGATCGGTGGCGTGTGCCTGAGCTTCTATGACTGGTATTGCGACTTGCCGCCCGCCTCGCCGATGGTGTGGGGCGAGCAGACCGACGTGCCGGAATCGGCCGACTGGTACAACTCCAACTACATCATTGCCTGGGGCTCCAACGTCCCGCAGACCCGTACCCCCGACGCCCACTTCTTCACCGAGGTGCGCTACAAGGGCACCAAGACCGTGGCGATCACCCCGGACTACTCGGAAGTCGCCAAGCTCACCGACCTGTGGCTCAACCCCAAGCAGGGCACCGACGCCGCGTTGGCCCAGGCCTTCAACCATGTGATCTTCAAAGAGTTTCACCTGGACAAGCCCAGCGCCTATTTCACCGAATACGCCAAGCGCTACACCGACCTGCCGGTGCTGGTGATGCTCAAGCCAATGCTCGGCGTGGCGCCGGGTGCGGGCTACCAGCCCGATCGCTTCCTGCGCGCCAGTGACTTGACCGAAAACCTGGGTCAGGAAAACAACCCGGAATGGAAAACCATCGCCCTGGATGCCAGCGGCGAACTGGTTTCACCTCAAGGCTCCATCGGCTATCGCTGGGGCGAGAAGGGCAAGTGGAACATCCTGCCGCGCGAAGGCGGCGAGGGGCGTGAGATCGACCTCAAGCTGAGCCTGATCGGCGGCGACGTCGCCGAGGTGGCGTTCCCGTACTTCGCCGGCGAAGCCCAAGAGTACTTCCAGCACGTGGCCGGTGACGCGGTGCAGTACCGTCGCGTGCCAGTGCACAGCGTGGTGCTGGCCGACGGCAGCGTGGCGAAAGTCGCCACCGTATTCGACCTGTCGGCCGCCAACCTGGCCATCGACCGTGGCCTGGGCGGCGCCAACGTTGCCAAGGATTACGACGACGCTTCGGTGCCTGGAACCCCGGCCTGGCAGGAGCAGATCACCGGCGTGAGCCGCGAGAAGGCGATCCAGATCGCTCGCGAATTCGCCGACAACGCCGACAAGACCCGTGGACGCTCGATGATCATTGTCGGTGCGGCGATGAACCACTGGTACCACATGGACATGAACTACCGCGGGCTGATCAACATGCTCATGCTCTGCGGTTGCGTCGGCCAGACCGGTGGTGGCTGGGCCCACTACGTCGGCCAGGAAAAACTCCGTCCGCAATGCGGCTGGCTGCCCCTGGCCTTCGGCCTGGACTGGAACCGTCCGTCACGGCAGATGAACGGCACCAGCTTCTTCTACGGCCACAGTTCGCAATGGCGCCACGAGAAGATGAGCATGCACGACGTGCTCTCGCCTTTGGCCGACAAATCACAGTTCCCCGAACACGCCCTGGACTACAACATCCGCGCTGAACGGGCCGGTTGGTTGCCGAGCGCACCGCAGCTCAACACCAACCCGCTGCACATCTGCCGTGATGCCGCCGCCGCGGGTCTGGACCCCAAGGACTACGTGGTCAAGTCGCTGCAGGACGGTTCGCTGCGCTTTGCCTGCGAGCAGCCTGACAGCCCGGTGAACTTCCCGCGCAACATGTTCATCTGGCGTTCCAACCTGCTG
The sequence above is drawn from the Pseudomonas sp. St316 genome and encodes:
- a CDS encoding HAMP domain-containing protein encodes the protein MMRWLRSSLPARAGLAVILIAILALASSLSAGLIAWFSQGDAAAINTAGSVRMETYHLSWKLAAGDNEDIPAIIASLQQRLDSPALRAVLEDGPTTSLRQSYQNLVQRWDQTLRPAIERGDSAFFQSSASSFVEQLDQFVTLLQRQSEHKQGWQQTIQGAALFSTMIILLIGLYELQYGVVTPLQELVDATQRFRRGEFQVRVNHQSEDELGQLATSFNTMAETIEQSHRTLENQVQQKTLNLQQANAALELLYQSSRSLATRQANAEGLDELIRRFQQRLPGLRLTLCLQGQLQTPARHLLALHGADSRQVCASSDCASCHKHNAARPQAFSISNQGNELGELKAHFVDGHAAQPWETALIQALANLIGTSLSLKRQREQDHRLLLLDERTIIARELHDSLAQALSYMKLQVSRMQTLMRRGEPVQTLETVTGELREGLNNAYRQLRELLTTFRLQIHDDGLVEELKDTAEEFSNRGDFQVHLFVDTLAFELSASEQIHILQITREALSNCLRHAHAENAWLELRQEGETVRLSIEDDGRGFSGEVDQREHHGLNIMNERARSLRGQLQILSRTPQGTRIQVHFQPEFLGQHTEGLAT
- the narL gene encoding two-component system response regulator NarL gives rise to the protein MNAPLRHTLLLVDDHPMMRRGIRQMLELEDDLQIVGEASHGEEALTLIEPLKPDLVLLDNNMPQMNGIETLRRLRAMHYTGKVLLFTVSDAEDDIRDALRLDANGYLLKDMEPELLIQYIRDALNGALVISPGLTRVMAQALRSPPRQADVELTERERQVLKTIAGGYSNKVIGHKLGITEGTVKVHVKNLLHKLGLRSRVEAAVWAMEHLRGAG
- a CDS encoding nitrate reductase subunit alpha; amino-acid sequence: MSHLLDQLRFFNRKQGEFSDGHGETRKESRDWENVYRSRWQYDKIVRSTHGVNCTGSCSWKIYVKNGLITWETQQTDYPRTRNDLPNHEPRGCPRGASYSWYIYSANRLKYPKIRKPLLKLWREARLTLPPVEAWASIVEDKVKADSYKSKRGMGGFIRSNWEEVNEIIAAANVYTIKEHGPDRVVGFSPIPAMSMVSYAAGSRYLSLIGGVCLSFYDWYCDLPPASPMVWGEQTDVPESADWYNSNYIIAWGSNVPQTRTPDAHFFTEVRYKGTKTVAITPDYSEVAKLTDLWLNPKQGTDAALAQAFNHVIFKEFHLDKPSAYFTEYAKRYTDLPVLVMLKPMLGVAPGAGYQPDRFLRASDLTENLGQENNPEWKTIALDASGELVSPQGSIGYRWGEKGKWNILPREGGEGREIDLKLSLIGGDVAEVAFPYFAGEAQEYFQHVAGDAVQYRRVPVHSVVLADGSVAKVATVFDLSAANLAIDRGLGGANVAKDYDDASVPGTPAWQEQITGVSREKAIQIAREFADNADKTRGRSMIIVGAAMNHWYHMDMNYRGLINMLMLCGCVGQTGGGWAHYVGQEKLRPQCGWLPLAFGLDWNRPSRQMNGTSFFYGHSSQWRHEKMSMHDVLSPLADKSQFPEHALDYNIRAERAGWLPSAPQLNTNPLHICRDAAAAGLDPKDYVVKSLQDGSLRFACEQPDSPVNFPRNMFIWRSNLLGSSGKGHEYMLKYLLGTKNGVMNEDIGHSSECKPTEAEWVDEGAIGKLDLVTTLDFRMSSTCVYSDIVLPTATWYEKDDMNTSDMHPFIHPLSAAIDPAWESRSDWEIYKGIAKAFSAMSVGHLGVEKDLVTVPLMHDSVGELAQPFGGTDWKSAGVAPVPGKNAPNLQVVERDYPNIYKQFTSLGPMLEKLGNGGKGINWNTDTEVKFLGELNHKEVEAGISQGRPKIDSAIDAAEVILSLAPETNGHVAVKAWAALSEFTGIDHSHLAVSKEHEAIRFRDIQAQPRKIISSPTWSGLEDDHVSYNAGYTNVHEAIPWRTITGRQQFYQDHPWMQAFGEQLMSYRPPVNTRTIEGVKGKRSNGETEIVLNWITPHQKWGIHSTYSDNLLMLTLSRGGPIVWLSEIDAKRAGIEDNDWIECFNVNGALTARAVVSQRVKEGMVMMYHAQERIVNVPGSETTKTRGGHHNSVTRVVLKPTHMIGGYAQQAYGFNYYGTVGCNRDEFVVVRKMSKVDWLDGSSGDDLPRPLPTDIEEN
- a CDS encoding NarK family nitrate/nitrite MFS transporter, which gives rise to MSVLQTPEKGPVIHDWRPEDPAFWGSSGKLTARRNLWISIPALLLAFAVWMVWSTVIVRLNAIGFSFTTDQLFWLAALPGLSGATLRIFYSFMVPIFGGRRWTALSTASLLVPALWMGFAVQNPATPYNVFVLIALLCGFGGGNFASSMSNISFFYPKSQQGTALGLNAGLGNLGVSVMQFCVPLVISFGVFGFMGGQPQVLADGSSLWLQNAGFIWVPFIAAVTLIAWFGMNDLSSARASFSEQAVIFKRKHNWLMCWLYLATFGSFIGFSAAFPLLIKTSFPEVIALKFAFLGPLVGALVRPLGGWLADKLGGAKVTLWNFVLMIVMVFGVLHFLPQGGQGGNFYGFLGMFMLLFITTGVGNGSTFRMIPVIFRTLHEKSAKGKKPEVREQALKNAGKESAAVLGFSSAIGAFGAFFIPKSFGTSMALTGGPEMAFYMFVGFYLSCIVVTWWWYARKGAATPC
- a CDS encoding nitrate/nitrite transporter; amino-acid sequence: MMRAQVQQGLVLGMSTLAFTVCFMVWMMFAVLGVPIKEMLALNETQFGLLAATPVLTGSLVRLPLGLLTDRFGGRIVFFLLMLSCVLPLYLITLATAFWQFLVLGLFVGLAGGSFSVGIAYVAKWFDKQNQGFAMGIFGAGNAGAAVTKFLAPALIAFGSWHLVPKVFSAILFITALLFWFLTSEKKEHSGAGGATLREQLKTLKEPAVWRYCQYYSIVFGGYVALALWMTKYYVQEYGFNLQSAALLAACFSLPGGVLRAVGGWMSDRWGAQSVTWWVLWVSWICLFLLSYPQTQLQVQTVNGIVDFHIGLSPTLFTVLLFVMGIAFAFGKASVFKYIANDYPKNMGAVSGIVGLAGGLGGFVLPIMFGALMDLTGVRSSCFMLMYGVVWVSLIWMYFSEIRKRPLLGKQSSASQSSFSSIAQGEEHVRSTNA
- a CDS encoding Crp/Fnr family transcriptional regulator — encoded protein: MLTHPSIVLLLRRHHLFSQLPERVFEDVCSLAVLRRLECNSTLMHQGDPAKRFFLLVSGQIKLFRVTGEGQENLVEIIQPGQTFAEALLFSQARCYPVSASAIKDSVLVSIEGTHYRKALEDQPKVCLAILASMSIHLHQRLKDIDNLTLASASRRVINFLLQERDPRDGQLVLQVSKRLVASKLGIQPETFSRILHRLVDGGLIAMERRQIRILSEDGLEGYQQ